From bacterium, the proteins below share one genomic window:
- the bamD gene encoding outer membrane protein assembly factor BamD has translation MIRNARRVLLALALAALAASLGGCHHRAKIVDLQNESLYEQGQKMLDKRHFLESIKVLGDVGMNAPVSEDLDPLVKLALADAYYFQTGSVTLVEAQSRYEQFLNFYPLHPKARYARFMIGVCLLDQADSPDNDQEFSLKALNHFQAMVDELPADDPFGRAARSMLLRAQDRLSEHEWIVGRFYLEKKHLEGAAGRFAELTDKYPGSRRRPQALYELAKVRLALGQHAAAREALDRLAAEHPGSDWARKGAELKTAIPEAAAPAGNGATGR, from the coding sequence GTGATCCGCAACGCACGCCGCGTCCTTCTCGCCCTCGCCCTCGCCGCGCTCGCCGCGTCGCTCGGCGGCTGCCATCACCGCGCGAAGATCGTCGACCTCCAGAACGAATCGCTCTACGAGCAGGGCCAGAAGATGCTCGACAAGCGGCACTTCCTGGAGTCGATCAAGGTGCTCGGCGACGTCGGCATGAACGCGCCGGTGAGCGAGGACCTCGACCCGCTGGTCAAGCTCGCGCTGGCCGACGCCTACTACTTCCAGACCGGCTCGGTCACGCTCGTCGAGGCGCAGAGCCGCTACGAGCAGTTCCTGAACTTCTATCCGCTCCACCCGAAGGCGCGCTACGCCCGCTTCATGATCGGCGTCTGCCTGCTGGACCAGGCGGACAGCCCGGACAACGACCAGGAGTTCTCGCTCAAGGCGCTCAACCACTTCCAGGCGATGGTGGACGAGCTCCCGGCGGACGACCCGTTCGGCCGCGCGGCGCGGTCGATGCTGCTGCGGGCGCAGGACCGGCTGTCCGAGCACGAGTGGATCGTCGGCCGGTTCTACCTGGAGAAGAAGCACCTCGAGGGGGCCGCGGGGCGGTTCGCCGAGCTGACCGACAAGTACCCCGGCTCCCGCCGCCGGCCGCAGGCCCTCTACGAACTGGCCAAGGTCCGCCTCGCGCTCGGCCAGCACGCCGCGGCGCGGGAGGCGCTCGACCGGCTCGCCGCGGAACATCCCGGATCGGATTGGGCGCGGAAGGGCGCCGAACTGAAGACCGCCATCCCCGAAGCGGCCGCGCCCGCGGGGAATGGAGCGACGGGACGCTGA
- the hslU gene encoding ATP-dependent protease ATPase subunit HslU, which produces MVFYMPGPKRTPGLDLEEPERPIDDLTPARVVAELDRFIVGQDAAKRAVAVALRNRWRRRQLPPRMAEEILPKNILMIGPTGVGKTEIARRVARLTGCPFLKVEATKYTEVGYVGRDCESMIRDLAELAAEQVRRARRRDVAAAAARAVEDRLLEALAGPRSAAPSTADLRERVEAREAMRRDLRDGKLEEKRIEVELDEDAAPAFKIAGGPGSEEIDVRLGEMMPGFGRRTRRRSATVAEARELLQREEEERRLDKEDISRAAVERVEASGIVFIDEIDKVAGGGGGAGPDVSRQGVQRDLLPIVEGTVVQTKQGPVRTDHILFIAAGAFHVAKPSDLMPELQGRLPIRVELSRLTRADFVRILAETENSLPRQYQALLDVDGVELEITKGAIEEIARIAAAVNEATEDIGARRLATVLERLLEPQLFGAPDTVRGKVVVEADDVKKALGDLVERQDLARFVL; this is translated from the coding sequence ATGGTCTTCTACATGCCGGGACCGAAGCGGACGCCGGGGCTGGACCTCGAGGAGCCGGAGCGGCCGATCGACGACCTGACGCCGGCGCGCGTCGTCGCCGAGCTCGACCGCTTCATCGTCGGGCAGGACGCGGCCAAGCGGGCCGTGGCCGTCGCGCTGCGCAACCGCTGGCGGCGCCGCCAGCTCCCGCCGCGCATGGCCGAGGAGATCCTGCCCAAGAACATCCTGATGATCGGCCCGACCGGCGTCGGCAAGACCGAGATCGCGCGGCGCGTCGCGCGGCTGACCGGCTGCCCGTTCCTCAAGGTCGAGGCGACGAAGTACACCGAGGTCGGCTACGTCGGGCGGGACTGCGAGTCGATGATCCGCGACCTCGCGGAACTGGCCGCGGAACAGGTGCGGCGGGCCCGGCGGCGGGACGTCGCCGCGGCGGCCGCGCGGGCGGTCGAGGATCGGCTGCTCGAGGCGCTCGCCGGGCCGCGCTCCGCGGCGCCCTCGACGGCCGACCTGCGCGAGCGGGTCGAGGCGCGCGAGGCGATGCGGCGCGACCTGCGCGACGGAAAGCTCGAGGAGAAGCGGATCGAGGTCGAGCTCGACGAGGACGCCGCGCCGGCGTTCAAGATCGCCGGCGGGCCGGGCAGCGAGGAGATCGACGTCCGGCTGGGCGAGATGATGCCCGGCTTCGGGCGGCGCACGCGGCGGCGCTCGGCGACGGTCGCCGAGGCGCGCGAGCTGCTCCAGCGCGAAGAGGAAGAGCGGCGCCTCGACAAGGAAGACATCTCGCGCGCCGCCGTCGAGCGGGTCGAGGCGAGCGGAATCGTCTTCATCGACGAGATCGACAAGGTCGCCGGGGGCGGCGGCGGCGCGGGGCCCGACGTCTCGCGGCAGGGGGTGCAGCGCGACCTGCTGCCGATCGTCGAGGGAACGGTCGTGCAGACGAAGCAGGGGCCGGTGCGCACCGACCACATCCTGTTCATCGCCGCCGGCGCCTTCCACGTCGCCAAGCCGTCCGACCTGATGCCCGAGCTGCAGGGGCGGCTGCCGATCCGCGTCGAGCTCTCCCGCCTGACGCGCGCGGACTTCGTGCGGATCCTCGCCGAGACCGAGAATTCGCTGCCGCGGCAGTACCAGGCGCTGCTCGACGTGGACGGGGTGGAGCTCGAAATCACCAAGGGCGCGATCGAGGAGATCGCGCGGATCGCCGCGGCGGTCAACGAGGCGACCGAGGACATCGGCGCCCGGCGGCTGGCCACGGTGCTGGAGCGGCTGCTCGAGCCGCAGCTCTTCGGCGCGCCGGACACGGTGCGCGGCAAGGTTGTCGTCGAGGCCGACGACGTCAAGAAGGCGCTGGGCGATCTCGTCGAGCGCCAGGATCTCGCGAGGTTCGTCCTGTGA
- a CDS encoding STAS domain-containing protein, which produces MKIDVKMAGNVCAIAPLGDIRLGEGDLALRDQIHKQLESGCTKIVLDLSNVRFMDSAGIGEVVACLKRVREAGGDLKICGLNQRITDLFTLTKLIAIFDSYPDEKQAVAAF; this is translated from the coding sequence ATGAAAATCGACGTCAAGATGGCCGGCAACGTTTGCGCGATCGCCCCGCTGGGCGACATCCGCCTGGGCGAGGGCGACCTGGCCCTCCGCGACCAGATCCACAAGCAGCTCGAGAGCGGCTGCACCAAGATCGTCCTCGACCTCAGCAACGTCCGCTTCATGGACAGCGCGGGGATCGGCGAAGTCGTGGCCTGCCTCAAGCGCGTGCGCGAGGCCGGCGGCGACCTGAAGATCTGCGGCCTCAACCAGCGGATCACCGACCTCTTCACGCTGACCAAGCTGATCGCGATCTTCGATTCCTACCCGGACGAGAAGCAGGCCGTCGCGGCCTTCTGA
- the dapF gene encoding diaminopimelate epimerase produces MAGTTLRFWKMAGAGNDFVVLDARGGLPASPEDLARRLCPRRVSVGADGLIAVRRLERDRVEVDFVNADGSPAGFCGNGSRCVARIGKLLGADVLPLTIVFPGLVVRALRVADDVEIEAPRPFVVEPRVAFPFAEAELAGPRISAGVEHVVLREPEGGWELPRLAAALFDARPDLRGQVNVTLLREERGTLHVRTFERGVGETLACGSGALAAALTLAPAPDAAADVVLMPPAETPLRVSLEGGGGPARLSGEARFVYRGEVDLD; encoded by the coding sequence ATGGCCGGCACGACGCTGCGCTTTTGGAAAATGGCCGGGGCGGGGAACGACTTCGTCGTCCTCGACGCCCGCGGCGGGCTGCCGGCGTCGCCGGAGGATCTGGCGCGGCGGCTCTGCCCGCGGCGCGTGTCGGTCGGGGCGGACGGGCTGATCGCCGTGCGCCGCCTCGAGCGGGACCGCGTCGAGGTCGACTTCGTCAACGCCGACGGCTCGCCGGCCGGCTTCTGCGGCAACGGCTCGCGCTGCGTCGCGCGGATCGGGAAGCTGCTCGGCGCCGACGTCCTGCCGCTGACGATCGTCTTCCCCGGGCTCGTCGTCCGAGCGCTGCGCGTCGCCGACGACGTCGAGATCGAGGCGCCGCGGCCGTTCGTCGTCGAGCCGCGCGTGGCCTTTCCGTTCGCGGAGGCGGAACTCGCCGGGCCGCGGATCAGCGCCGGCGTCGAACACGTCGTCCTGCGCGAGCCGGAGGGCGGCTGGGAGCTCCCGCGCCTCGCCGCGGCCCTCTTCGACGCCCGCCCCGACCTGCGCGGCCAGGTGAACGTGACGCTGCTGCGCGAGGAGCGGGGGACGCTGCACGTGCGGACGTTCGAGCGCGGCGTGGGGGAGACGCTGGCCTGCGGCAGCGGCGCGCTCGCCGCGGCGCTGACCCTCGCGCCGGCGCCCGACGCGGCCGCGGACGTCGTCCTGATGCCGCCGGCGGAGACGCCGCTGCGCGTCTCGCTGGAGGGGGGCGGCGGGCCGGCGCGTCTTTCCGGCGAGGCCCGCTTCGTCTACCGCGGCGAGGTCGATCTCGACTGA
- a CDS encoding acyl-CoA thioesterase: MADAPKTESVVPFRVRYPEIDRMGVAHHMHYLAWFEMGRTELMRSAGVPYAAVEDEMGFLFPVVEADARYRSPARYDEQLEVRTSIGLIEGPRVRFDYRVVRPATGETLAEGFTIHAAVERASGRPRRIPAPLAAALRQWETP; this comes from the coding sequence ATGGCCGACGCGCCGAAGACCGAGAGCGTCGTGCCGTTCCGCGTCCGCTATCCGGAAATCGACCGGATGGGCGTGGCGCACCACATGCACTACCTCGCCTGGTTCGAGATGGGGCGGACGGAACTGATGCGTTCCGCCGGCGTGCCGTACGCGGCGGTCGAGGACGAGATGGGGTTCCTCTTCCCCGTCGTCGAGGCCGACGCCCGCTACCGCAGCCCCGCCCGCTACGACGAACAGCTGGAGGTCCGGACGTCGATCGGCCTGATCGAGGGGCCGCGCGTCCGGTTCGATTATCGCGTCGTCCGCCCGGCCACGGGCGAGACGCTCGCCGAAGGTTTCACGATCCACGCCGCCGTGGAGCGGGCTTCCGGCCGGCCGCGCCGCATTCCCGCGCCGCTCGCCGCCGCCCTGCGCCAATGGGAGACACCGTGA
- a CDS encoding DMT family transporter, giving the protein MDSRRSANASAAPRAGGGREASPSADAPAAPAGASRVPRPSGRAAAAGDAALLVCAVLWGTTFPLTKLAMAHSTPLAFTAFRFCLATVALVPLALRGPGLAGLWRARWWGCGVGLLVAAGFWLQTYGLTRISSPRSAFLTAFYVFFTLGLEWLVFRRPPGWWVAAGAALAFVGVAVMTGAGAGDPINSGDVATLVCALTFAGQMVLLSGALKRHDPGKILFLEIGSCAVLSIVAAPLFETPRLDWSAPLVATALYLALIATALVLGLQNFGQKRTTASRAGVLFSSEPVWTTVFAAAFFGEVVTGRTLVGGALVLGGLLVTTLAPRPAPHA; this is encoded by the coding sequence TTGGATTCCCGGCGTTCCGCGAACGCGTCCGCCGCGCCCCGCGCGGGCGGCGGACGCGAAGCCTCTCCTTCGGCCGACGCGCCCGCCGCCCCGGCGGGCGCGTCGCGCGTTCCCCGTCCTTCGGGCCGCGCCGCCGCGGCCGGCGACGCGGCGCTGCTCGTCTGCGCGGTCTTGTGGGGCACGACCTTCCCGCTGACCAAGCTGGCGATGGCCCACTCGACGCCGCTCGCCTTCACCGCGTTCCGCTTCTGCCTCGCCACCGTCGCCCTCGTGCCGCTCGCCCTCCGCGGGCCGGGCCTCGCGGGGCTCTGGCGCGCGCGCTGGTGGGGCTGCGGCGTCGGGCTGCTCGTCGCGGCGGGGTTCTGGCTGCAGACCTACGGCCTGACGCGGATCTCGTCGCCCCGCTCGGCGTTCCTCACCGCGTTCTACGTGTTCTTCACGCTCGGCCTGGAGTGGCTGGTCTTCCGCCGCCCGCCGGGATGGTGGGTCGCGGCGGGGGCGGCGCTCGCCTTCGTCGGGGTCGCCGTGATGACCGGCGCCGGGGCGGGCGACCCGATCAACTCCGGGGACGTCGCCACGCTGGTCTGCGCCCTCACCTTCGCCGGGCAGATGGTCCTGCTCTCCGGGGCGCTCAAGCGGCACGACCCGGGGAAGATCCTCTTCCTCGAGATCGGCTCGTGCGCCGTCCTGTCGATCGTCGCCGCGCCGCTTTTCGAGACGCCGCGGCTCGACTGGAGCGCGCCGTTGGTCGCCACGGCGCTCTACCTCGCGCTGATCGCGACCGCCCTCGTGCTCGGGCTGCAGAACTTCGGCCAGAAGCGGACGACCGCCTCGCGCGCCGGCGTGCTCTTCTCGTCCGAGCCGGTCTGGACGACCGTCTTCGCCGCGGCGTTCTTCGGGGAGGTCGTCACGGGGCGCACGCTCGTCGGCGGGGCCTTGGTCCTCGGCGGCCTGCTCGTCACGACGCTCGCGCCGCGTCCCGCGCCGCACGCCTGA
- the rpe gene encoding ribulose-phosphate 3-epimerase: protein MRIELAPSILSADFARLADALAAIEAGGADVVHVDVMDGHFVPNLTIGPPVVAALKKATRLPLDCHLMIENADRWIAPFADAGAARLSVHVEACPHLHRTIQAIRAAGMKAGAALNPATPVESLREIVADLDFVVVMSVNPGFGGQSFIPGSLDKIRRVAALGAERGAAPLIQVDGGVSVRSVAELVRAGAGSLVAGAAVCGAADPVAAARALRAAAEAA from the coding sequence GTGCGCATCGAACTCGCCCCCTCGATCCTCTCCGCCGACTTCGCCCGGCTGGCCGACGCCTTGGCCGCGATCGAGGCCGGCGGGGCGGACGTCGTCCACGTGGACGTGATGGACGGGCACTTCGTCCCCAACCTGACGATCGGCCCGCCGGTTGTCGCCGCGCTGAAGAAGGCGACGCGCCTGCCGCTCGACTGCCACCTGATGATCGAGAACGCCGACCGCTGGATCGCGCCGTTCGCCGACGCCGGCGCCGCGCGCCTCAGCGTCCACGTCGAGGCCTGCCCGCACCTCCACCGCACGATCCAGGCGATCCGCGCGGCGGGGATGAAGGCCGGCGCCGCGCTCAACCCGGCCACGCCGGTCGAGTCGCTGCGCGAGATCGTGGCCGACCTCGACTTCGTCGTCGTGATGTCGGTCAACCCCGGCTTCGGCGGCCAGTCGTTCATCCCCGGCTCGCTGGACAAGATCCGCCGCGTCGCCGCGCTCGGCGCGGAACGGGGCGCCGCGCCGCTGATCCAGGTGGACGGCGGGGTCTCCGTCCGCAGCGTCGCGGAGCTCGTCCGCGCCGGCGCGGGCTCGCTCGTCGCCGGGGCCGCGGTCTGCGGCGCCGCCGACCCGGTCGCCGCGGCGCGCGCCCTGCGCGCGGCGGCGGAGGCCGCTTGA
- the hslV gene encoding ATP-dependent protease subunit HslV, giving the protein MERFHGTTVLAVRRGGRTAVAADGQVTLDKSIVKAGARKVRRLAGGRVIAGFAGGAADAFALLTRFEEKLDEFSGRLERAAVELAREWRTDRALRRLEALLVVADAERLLLISGTGDLIEPDDDLLAIGSGGSAALAAARALARHTELDAATIAVEALKIAGEIDIYTNGRVVCETLPE; this is encoded by the coding sequence ATGGAGCGGTTCCACGGGACGACGGTGCTGGCGGTGCGCCGCGGCGGCCGCACGGCCGTGGCGGCCGACGGCCAGGTCACCCTCGACAAGTCGATCGTCAAGGCCGGGGCGCGCAAGGTCCGCCGCCTCGCCGGGGGGCGCGTGATCGCCGGCTTCGCCGGGGGCGCCGCGGACGCCTTCGCCCTTCTGACCCGCTTCGAGGAGAAGCTCGACGAGTTTTCGGGCCGGCTCGAGCGGGCCGCGGTCGAGCTGGCCCGCGAGTGGCGCACGGACCGCGCGCTGCGGCGGCTCGAGGCGCTGCTCGTCGTCGCCGACGCCGAGCGGCTGCTGCTGATCTCCGGCACGGGGGACCTGATCGAGCCGGACGACGACCTGCTGGCGATCGGCAGCGGCGGTTCGGCGGCCCTCGCCGCGGCGCGCGCCCTCGCCCGGCACACGGAACTCGACGCGGCGACGATCGCCGTCGAGGCGCTCAAGATCGCCGGCGAGATCGACATCTACACCAACGGCCGCGTGGTCTGCGAGACGCTGCCGGAGTGA